TCTGGTGCAGTGTGTTTGCCCACAAAAAGGACAATTCAGTCAAGACATCTCAAACTTACTAGGAAATCACATTGTAAGTGCTTGAAGTAACATTGGGAAGCCTAATTGCAAGGGGCCATGTGATTAGCTGCAACTTATCACTCATCACTGGCTTCCTAAGTCTTTTTAATTCCTCTTATAACATGTTTCACTTTGTATAAAGTGTGCTCATTTCTACACCTAAGCTCTCAACATTAccaaagaataaatatttatattgatAGAAGTAAGACTATGCAGTGCTTGGAATCCCATGTGCATCTCAGTGAGTTAACTTGGAGACCTCCAAGACAGTCTCTAAATTGGCCTGGAGGTACTGCTGTCAGTTATTGGGGGAATGTTAGCTATGTCTCAAGAGCTGCAACACTTCACCCTGATACCTCTTAATTTGCCTTCTGACAGCCATGGAGCAGTGATCTTAGCTAGCTCAGTTGTTACTGGGTCACTTCGCTATGCAACTATATAGCTCTTCAGGGTCTCCTGATGAATTCATTTGCCTCCTTGTACTGCTGTTTGTGGTGGTGTAGTCCTTGTTGCTGGTAGTATCCaaaacaaatatttcttcaaaatagttttatAGTTTGATAGATCTCTGTAGCTTTCTTCTCAAGGTATATTTGGGGAGTAACACTACCTTTCAGTGATCTGGTAGCTGGATATGGAAAAGCAGTGGATTTCTTGGTCTTTTCACAAGAACTGTTAGAGGGttaggagggaagaggaggatacTCAGCTGGCTTCCTGCTCTTACCAGCTTATCTGTGTAAATTCTTAAGCAATTCATTGCCTTGGCAGAATATGTTGGTTGAACAGGCAGAAGTGACTCCCAGAAAAGGTTTCTGAGAAATGTGTTGGAAGCTGAGTTAGTGTCTTGGCTCTCACATGATTGCAACAATTTGTGATGCTTTCGTAACGCCATCTTGCTAGTATTAATGTGGTTTAAGTCCCCTTGTTCCCTTTGCGCACAAACATCCAGCTTGTACAAATTTTGAAGTGTTCTAAGCACCTCATTTTTTAGTTAGATAGTAGAGTATACTGATATGACCAAGGAATATTTCTGTCCCGTCTTTTGCAGACTCTGGCTTTAGAGACAGATCTAAACACACAGCTTATTTCCCTTCTTTTAAAGAAAGGCAACTGACTCCCATTTCAGAGAATTTCATGGTGTTGCCTGGTGTTATGTTACATAAACTAATAGGTGTGAACGTTTATGGGaactaaacagaatcacagagctggaaaaaacatTAGTACTCTAACCAGCCAAATCAAATATAGAAAAAATTGGTCTAACCTGTCCTCAAATCACTGATGGGTATCTGTAACATTGCTAGCAATACATGCAGGTTTTAACTATGCTTAGGAAATATGAACCTTCATGATGCAGTTTGCATCCTttgctgctttgtctttatgagtATGTAGAAAACAACTTGATTCTCTTTTTGGCAAGAATGTTTTTACTATGTACAGGTTTCAGTGTGATGTCTCCTtgatcttccctctgaggttaaTCTGCCACTTCTTTGAAGCCAAATACGCATAACTTGGTACAACGTTCTAGCTGAGGTGCTAACGGTGTTGAGTAGAGGAGGATACCAATGTAGCTATACATAACAATGCtcttgtttgtatttatttatatagttGGGATTTGGAAGAGTGGTTCTGTTGACAACTGTTCAATTTGATCGTGAAGGACATTAACTGCAACACTTAAGACCTACCTctaaaactttgttttaaaataaccaGAACCCCAGCAGCCCAACCCTGGGACTTCAAATGAACAAGGTAGAATGCAGAAACAAGCTGAAAGCAGCGAGCAGCCTCCGGTGATGACTCAAGATCTACAGCAGGTTACACCAGGTCCTTTGCCTGCAGCTCAGCTGACCACTTTAATGCCAACTGCAGTCGCTATAAAAAAAGTAAGTTTCCTCAAataactttcagaaagaaaggtaTTGAAATTGCTCCTTCAAGCACTAACAGCAAAACCATAGGCACCACGCTTATTGCAGTATTTTTACAAAAATTCTATTGTGACAAAAGATAGTAAGAAATCTCTATTAAATCTTCTAGGTTTCTGCTAAATAATTGGGCCAGTACTAATTCTAGAAACTAAGAAATTGGGATGACTGCTTGGTACATCTCTTATAAATGCGACTTTAAAATGTTGTTCTCAAAGAAACAAAGTGAACTTTAAGATTGTCTTTCTTCAAGCGTACTACTACAGTTCTCCAGGCTTCACCTTCATGTAGAAACTGTTCTTTCCTTCAGGGGTAGATAATAGCTTTAGTATTAAAATAAAGGTCTTTCTAAGTTCTATTTAATAACTTCTCATGTTTTCAATGTAAATCAAATGCTTGATTCCCCAGAAACAGCATGTTTGCTTAAACACTGTGTGAATAGCCTGGAAGGTGTTTGTAGATCACAAAAGAAAACTCTTGTTAACTGCAGTCTGCATTGTATGTGAACATCTGACATTTTCATCAGATAAACCCTCTTGTATTGAGGGAGTTTGGGTTTTCCTCCTGCAGTGAGGAATAGGCACATGTGCCAGGCTCTCCTACAGTGTATATTTACACTTTACTGAAGAATTTGAACACTGATGATAAAGCACACAAAGTATCAGTTCCAAACCAAATATCACcgaggttaaaaaaaatagagataaaCCTTGAACATAAAGCTCTTAACCAGGCTTGAAATGAATTGCAGTAATTTATCCCCTTCCCATGGCAGTCACCTTGTGGTAACTTCAGAATTTACCAATTCTTGGAGTCTTCTCGGATGCCAAAAACCCGACCACAACTTGACCTGCAGTACACCCTGTTCTTCCCTTTACATCCGAGTTTGGTGTGCTGCTCTTGTAACACCTTTCAGTCTAAACTTGTAGCAGTGCCACATTCTGCTCTGACTTCAATAGCTGTAAAAGTTCTGAcacttaggggtttttttgcgtAGTCTGAAAGCTGACCATTCTCACTGTTCTGGACACCTGTATTTTAGACTGAAAAATTTTTTTCCTAGGCAAAAAAATGTGCGAAAAGGAAGGCTGACACAACAACTCCTACTACTTCAATATTCACAGCGAGCAGTGACTCTTCTGCAacatttaatgaaagaaaagctgttcAAGCATGCAGAGGTGAAAATGAGCATATGACACCAAATAAGCTTCTGAAGAGACACTTGCCAGATTCTCAACAGTCACCTCATATTCCTAATAAGATTCAGTTGTCAGAACAACTAAAACATTGTAATGAAATACTTCAAGAAATGTTTTCAAAGAAACATGCAGCATATGCGTGGCCTTTCTTAAAACCTGCAGGCGTTTCATCTTTCTCACTTTGTGAGAAGCAAGGGATCACCAAATGTCCTACAGACCTGGGAACCATTAAAGTAAGTATGTTTCAGAAGGAATTAGACTACTTGTGTGCTTGCTTTAATAAATTGTGTAATGACTGGATTTTAAGTGTTAGCTGAAAAGGTGTAATGAAAGCTATTTCCCCTTTGAAAGAAATAATGGGCATATAACTTCATACACCTATCTCAACAAATTAAGCCACAGCTCATTGAAAAAAGTCTTGAAGTCTCACTGCAACTATGTGCATGGTGGCTAATCTACTTATCTGTTGATCAAACTAATAAGTAGTGAGGGCATTACCATCTCCATGAAGCACTTCCCATCAGGCTGTGTGTTAAATATCTTTCAGTCTGTGTATGCAATGCTTTTGCTAACACCCTACAAAACACAATGCAATTCTGTAATGTCAGTGTCAGTACTGGATATTTGCATCACCATtcacattttctgtaaaaatgaacCCTTCTAGATGGAGAATCTGGACAGTGCTTTGTGAACACTTGGCACATCTGTCTGAGGTTCAGGGATTTAGCCAAGTTAAGATCCACCTTTGTGGGAAGGGTTAAATTTTAATAGCTTATTGGACTGTCTTGAAAACTGGCTTGTGCAATATAAAGGTTATTTCCCAATTTCTAGCCCACTTCTTTGACTCAAACAATTATGGAATAGGCTTTGTATAAATACCATGCTTAGAATCAAGAACAAGTGCTGAGTACATGACCAAATAAAATCACCTGAACATTCTTGTCTTGGCCTAGTACTGAAACTAGTATTACAAAGTCCTTACAGCAACTACAGTTAGCAAATCTTAAGAGgaaattctgttattttgttAAAAGGACAATGTTGAAATGAGAAGCAGGTCTTTCCATAATGGTTCTTACAATATTTACTGTTTTGATACAAGCTGAACCTGGTACTGGACATCAaaattcttcctcttctctttctgcaAGTTCATGGTGACGCTCTCTACCTTTAAGCTGTAAATgtgcattaattttcttttcctttagaaGAAAATGGATAATTATGAATATAATGATATACAAGAATTTGCTGCGGATGTTAGATTAATGTTCATGAGCTGCTACAAACATAATTCTCCAGACCATGAAATAGTTGCTATGGCAAGAAAACTTCAGGTGAGTATCACTTAAGTCAGACTTGAAAAAGAGTAAGACTAAGATTTCTTTGTGGCCCTGTGCCCTGATGTAGCATCTACTGATGTTACCAACTACTATGTTGCCGTGTCATTCTAGAAAACAAGCAGCAACTTCATAATGCTTTTACAAATATGAACAACATGCTGACCCAAAACATGCTGTTCCCAAACCTGATTCTTTAGGATGTTTTTGAGAGGCACTTCACCAAAATTCCTGATGAACATGTTGCAAGTGTTCCTCTGCCACAGCCTACAAGAGAAATGACAGAAGCTTATTCCAGTGAGAGCAGTAATGAtgactcttcagaaaaaaaatcacctgaagATTCTAAAGAGGAGAGAACAGTGCACCTTGCAGAGCTTCAGGAGCGAGTAAGCATTAGTATTCAATGTGCATGATTTATAATATAGTGCCACTTGTAATTGTCCATTCTAAGGCTTAGCACTAAGAATCAGTATCTAAAAGATTCTACagtcatttgtttttcttaatacAGAACTTTATTCCAGTTTGGAATTATCTCCAAATATGAAGTGAATAGTGCTTCAGCAAATGCAAACTGGTTTTAGTGAAAAGTTGCTTTAGTACTCTTGCCTACCATTTCTTCAGATGACTctcacacttttaaaaaaataaaactgtgttgCTGTGGTATAATGAGAGCATCCAGATACTCCACATATAGCTTAGTGGCATATTCTTCTAACAATGGTTTTCCTTCATAAGGTTGAAGACCTCTCTTACGCTCAGTCTCTTTTGAGCCACACAAAAGCAAGTCATTAAATTCTACTTCAGAAAGCTCAGTATGAAGTAAAACGGAAGGAATCTTATGTTCATGCTAATGTGAAGCATGGCCTTGCTTCACTGGCTGAGTGGAATGAGTCTTGCTTTTGCTTGGACATGATGCTTtaacctgctgctgctgtatcTATAAACTGTGGGGAAAATTAGCATTTGTTCTGCTAGTCAAGGGACAGTCTAGTTTTCAGACTACACATATatctacatatacacatatatatgtacatatactacatatgcatatacatgtatatgcatatacattGTTGATTTATGAATATGGGCATGAGGACAACCAAAAGTCTGCAAGACAGCCTTTGCAACAGGGAAGTATTTCAGTGTGTCTGGTCAGATTATGAGAACTGGAATACATCTTCCTTCTAATTCCTATGAGATTTAACCAAACTGGTGTTAGGTCTTTCTCGAAGCTGTTAGTATGTCCCAACTGGCCATTTTATATCACAGAGTATCTGGGATTCATGGGTCAAAGATGCACAAGCCTGGTCCCACTAGCCTAATTCAGTAGCACTGCAGAGGTCTAACCTAGTAAGGCACTTACGTGCTTCCCAAATGCTTGAGATTAAAGAGAAGCTGCTGGGTACTCCTACagtgatttttgcttttgtttattccTCACAGGATGCTAGAAGACATATGCTGTTAGAAAGGTCTGCATAAAATAAGTAGCCTTACATCTTCTATATCCATAGTCTGTGATTAATCTATAATATAGTAAGATGCTTGGAAAATAAACCCCACTTGGAAAGCAAACATCCTATTAATATCCCCTCAGCTGCCACAAATCTCCTGTGATATTTAGGACCAGTTTGTTATTCCTCCTACATTGCATAAGATTATCAGCattcattttctgcttttgatAGCTTAAAGCTGTTCACCAGAAATTGCGGGCTTTGACCGGAGCATACTTACCtagactgaaaaagaaagaagggaagtctgaaagggagaaaatcaaggaaaaagctaaaaaagaaagcctgattcaaaagaagaaaaatctaaaacacaagaagaaatctaggaaaaagttgtctttaagCATGTAAGTGTGGGGGACTTGTGTGGGTGTCAAATTGATTTTTAAACTGCCGTTACTgcagcacacttttttcttgCAGTCAATCAAAGAAAACCACGCAGCAGGTCTTTTTGGCACATAAGTCAGAAGATGAAGATGGTGCCAAGCCTATGAATTGTGATGAAAAACAACAGTTGAGTTTGGACATAAATAAACTCCCGGAAGGTAAGCTTGGGAAAGTAGTCCATATAATACAGTCAAAAGAACCTTCACTGAGGAACTCTAACCCTGATGAGACAGAAATAGactttgaaactttaaacgcTTCAGTACTCAGAGAACTAGAGAAATATGTGGCAACCTGTTTGAGGAAGACACCAAGAAAGCAGCAGGGTATGTAGCAAAAATgattcctaaaaaaaaataaaaaaacaaaaaaaaaacccacaaaacaaaaaaaaaaaccaaacaaaaaaaaccaaacaaaaaaaaaaccactagatttgttttctgtttgctgtcaaTGTTAATTTCTGTTTCACATGCAGCTAAAAACGCAACAAAGTTCAAAGAACAACTTAAttctgagaagaaacaagagctaGAGAAGAGACTACTGGATGTCAGTGGGCAACTAAACCCACAGAAGGAGAACTTAAAGTGTAATGTGACTCTTACTTTTATTCATTTGCAAAAATAGCTTAAAGTGGGATTCTCCCCTTGGGCTTATGTACTATTGTGCAGCTGGGGACTTTCTCCTCAGAGCAGCTGAGGTCTTAAGCTTCCCTTTGCTAGTTTTAAGATACTTTCTATGCCGAGCGAGCTGGTCAGCAGCAAATTTGGTCAGTCGCTTGTCCTGTCTAAAACATCTTCCTTATTCTTGCACCTAATCCTTTATTACAGGTAAAGATGGTAACAGTTTCAGAGCATAAGGCACACTGAACATCCTTCTCCCTTATGCTGACATATGAAAACATGGTGGGGGCAGGAGGAGTGTCCAACAGTCTATGTATTTGTTTGCAATTCACTTTCTGTGGCTTAGATTCAAGAACAACAAATTCTAGTTATACTTAGATTGCAGCCTCACTAGCACTGTCATGCTAGCATCAGGGACAGGTGTGATGTGTTGCCTTAATCTTAAGGAAGTGCCCTAGGAGAATCAGTTCAGTTTTTCAGGCAATATTGCATTCAATATCAAAGTCAGACATTCAGTACATACTTGAGCGTGTCTACACCTACCGGTGGTTCTCATCAGGGACTGAGAACAGATCAAGGCAGCTGATGCTGCATCAAGTTCTTCCTCATCAAACTAGTGAGTGCTATTATTGCCCTCTATCGGATAGCTATTAAGGTCCTTTGTAAAGCTAGTTAGGTGAACTGGTAAGAAGCAGCCCTGCAAGACACAGGCTTGCATCCAGCATTAGCTTAGGCAACAGTCTTCCTGTCTGGTATACGTGAAGACTTGAAAACATCTTAGGAAGAAAAACTTAAATAAGTAGCTGAAATCAATTGTGAAGGATAtgctgtggggagagggaggaggcaggCCAGTGGCTCTTTACAACAGGCATCTGGCTTGTTTACAGGGAAGAGCTTAAGCTGGCACTTAAGCTACATGGATACCTGTTTCCCTGGACACAAGTCTCTGTTATCTCCAAAGCTTCCATCGGAGCAACACACTTTGAAAAAGCTTTTTGACTGCAAAATCACTATAAATTGAGTTAAATCAACCCTGCAGATGCAAAATAGTCAGATGGTGGGGAGGTGGCAAAAGATGACAATTCTGGAGTGCATATGATTTGAGAAAGAGGAGAATTGGCTGTAAAGACCTCAGTGTGCAAGTCTTGCAGTAGCAACAAGCATAGAATGGACTCTTAACAGCAGGAAAAACTTCTGGGAGGGAAATTGCTTGAATAATATCCTGAGACACCAGTTTTAACCTACTTTAGCATTATAAATTGTGTGTTTACAGTTCCTTCTTAGCTGTTTCATTCATTCAGCTAGCTTGCTGCTGGTAAACCTCCCTCCTCTATAAAGGTCTCAAATCCATTGCTAAATGGACAGTGGACAAGGAAATGGCAGAAGACAAACTGTTACATGGAAGAATAGACCTAACAAAGTTGATCCTAGTCTTGTATATGAAGACTGCTCCATTGCAGGTTGTtctaaattctttctttttctcctgcagttGAAAACAATGCTGAGTCCAGTATTGGACCAAGCAGGCTGAGCgacagcagtgacagcagcagctccttggaCTCTGGCAGTAGTACTAGTAGTGGCTCTAGCTCCTCAGATAGCAGTGACTCTGAATCAGGTCAGAAAGCTTCTGTTTGTGTAGGCAATTAGTCTACTGTTCCACATGCTTACCAAGGATTTCAGTTACCCTTGTAAGCTTGTTCCATGTTGAACGTGCAATTCCAATGCTATTAAATGAGTGTCCTTACTACTGAGTTTGTGGGGGGGAACaccaagaaaacccaaaccaaaaaacactaCAACATCCACCCAACTTATCAGTGAAAAACTTCAGGAACAAAAATCGGCAAGAGATCTGTGTATCTAACCTGGAGACTTGACTACTAGGCTATAGCTTACTCTTGTGGCTTTGATTCCTTTTTGAAAGTGTGATTTactttattttcatcttctgGTCTGCAGCATGAAGGGTGTGTTACCTCGAGAGTAAGGCTTTGTCCCTAAGATGAGGGACAAAAGTGCCAACAGCATTGACTGTAAAGCCAAAGTCTGCCCTGATGCTTAAGTTGTATCAAACTTCTTCCAGGGACATCACAGTGCTGCAGCATCAGGATATCAGAATGATGTTTCTCTCTGTACACAGAACTCTCTCTAGTTTTCTAGGACAGAACAGATCTGCCAAACTGGAGGTCTTCAATGTAGCTATCTGCATGAGGTAACAGTGTAAGCTGAGATGAGTGCTCAACCCTTTGCAGTGTGGGGAAGCAAACAGTCAAGTCACTGATGGCAGCAAAGACCTTgaccctgcaggaatccctgtaGGTTTTTTATATCTGGGAGAAGTTCTCTAAACTCATCAAGCTGAAGTCAAAAGTATTCAGGATAGAATGTTCCTTTCACTGTGAGCTCTGACTGTCTAGGTACAACTGCAACTTGCATCTTGTATGTGTGAATAATGAAACACAtgcaactgattttatttttttcatctccctctttctgcccacTCACTGTATTTACAATTACAGAAACCTGCTCAAAACAGACTGAAGCCAGGCAGAACTGTCTAGCTCCTATGGAAAAGCCTAAGGTAAACCGACCAGAATGGAAATAACATTTTTGCCCTAAACAGTTACCTGTTGCATACAGTGGTACTCAAAATCACACAACTTTATCAGGAAATAATGAATGTGGCTTGAATGCTACTTGTTCCATAGACCTTACTTACATGGAGATGTCAAATCTGCTGTTTGTTAAAAGTAGCTTATGTATCCGTATAGAAACGGATGTACTGGGAGAACTGCTGAGGCTTTTGCCTCTTACAGTCATTGTGGTAATTCCATGTTGgttgaaggagaaaggaaaagaagagaggagGACAGTGCTCCACACTTCCCAAACTTCCACTCCAGCCATctccaaaaaaggaaaatactcttCAACTTGATCTTTGAGTATAGAATTGACCTAATAAACAGTGCAAACCCccttaaatgttttctttatgaATAACCTCATTTTacacctgaaaaataaataaattgtacaataTACTAGTCAT
This sequence is a window from Opisthocomus hoazin isolate bOpiHoa1 chromosome 6, bOpiHoa1.hap1, whole genome shotgun sequence. Protein-coding genes within it:
- the BRDT gene encoding bromodomain testis-specific protein — encoded protein: MSVPSQHHSTIINPPPPEYINNKNSGCQTNQLQFLQRVVMKAMWKHNYSWPFHQPVDAVALNLPDYYSIIKKPMDLSTIKKRLEHNYYTKAAECIEDFKTMFLNCYIYNKPGDDIVFMAQELEKVFMQKIVQMPPEERLVILNKGKRKGKKLEEPQQPNPGTSNEQGRMQKQAESSEQPPVMTQDLQQVTPGPLPAAQLTTLMPTAVAIKKAKKCAKRKADTTTPTTSIFTASSDSSATFNERKAVQACRGENEHMTPNKLLKRHLPDSQQSPHIPNKIQLSEQLKHCNEILQEMFSKKHAAYAWPFLKPAGVSSFSLCEKQGITKCPTDLGTIKKKMDNYEYNDIQEFAADVRLMFMSCYKHNSPDHEIVAMARKLQDVFERHFTKIPDEHVASVPLPQPTREMTEAYSSESSNDDSSEKKSPEDSKEERTVHLAELQERLKAVHQKLRALTGAYLPRLKKKEGKSEREKIKEKAKKESLIQKKKNLKHKKKSRKKLSLSIQSKKTTQQVFLAHKSEDEDGAKPMNCDEKQQLSLDINKLPEGKLGKVVHIIQSKEPSLRNSNPDETEIDFETLNASVLRELEKYVATCLRKTPRKQQAKNATKFKEQLNSEKKQELEKRLLDVSGQLNPQKENLKFENNAESSIGPSRLSDSSDSSSSLDSGSSTSSGSSSSDSSDSESETCSKQTEARQNCLAPMEKPKRIPLPLQRRSCDVLQAQPSSLTTSLPNHGSSELQQPPPNVLQRLQPLQNRSLKQAEQNSQSSSGINLAVSPLCDVPDQQLPQSTPRTAQPSVTFILELDTQSNSLNFVENPTVSGHCTPNDKSMLEPKSRILPRKDTGFKNINSWVNFCKMMTLPAPIKASADVFKQFRKVALKKKSEQAQELKRQAERELQKLSQEKERGHEGPGLDAMAATDCELQKEQKSKQLPQVQQQTPLEDRNLARKMAQERRRREVMASTFDIYLQRDIMSSFEESLKGNL